The segment atatatatatatatatatatatatatatatatatatatatatatatatatatatatatatatatatatatatatagggttacgtttatttgagaccacctatattttgtgagaccgtgagacgcattttttttatttttattttttattttttttaattttgtttagttaattcaagttccgaaaataatatttaaaaaaagaatttttggattttcccatttattttgcattttgaaattattttttagaatatgtacagtgtaatattctattagaatatttcacgtatttttcaaaaaaattggaatttatttttattttatttttattttttttagttaattcaagttccgaaaataatatttaaaaaaaaatttagatttttccatttattctgcattttaaaattattttttagaatatgtcagtgtaatattctattagaatatttcacgtatttttcaaaaaaaatgaaatttatttttatttattttattttacttttagttcattagtttcgaaaataatatttaaaaaaagaatttttagatttttccatttattctgcattttaaaattattttttagaatatgtcagtgtaatattctattagaatatttcacgtatttttaaaaaaaaaacggaaaatttttttattttttttagttaattcaagttccgaaaaataatattcaaaaaaagaatttttggatttttccatttattttgcattttaaaattacttttagatttggtctcacagtctcacaaaattagaatggtctcaaaaattctttttttgaatattattttcggaaattgaattaactaaaaaaaataaaaaaaaatcccgtttttttttttaaaatacgtgaaatattctaaatagaatattacacttacatattctaaaaaataattttaaaatgcaaaataaatggaaaaatctaaaaattctttttttaaatattattttcggagcttgaattaactaaaaaaataaaaaaattctattttttttttaaaataagtgaaatattctaaataaaatattacactgtacatattctaaaaataattttaaaatgcaaaataaatggaaaaatcaaaaaattctttttttaaatattattttcggaacttgaattaactaaaaaaaaattaaaaaaattaaaaaaataaaaaaatacgtctcacggtctcacaaaattaggccgtctcacatgaacctaaccttatatatatatatatatatatatatatatatatatatatatatatatatatatatatatatatatatatatatatatatatatatatatatatatatatatatatatatatatatatatatatatatatatatatccaggcAGCCGATGTTGTATGGGTTGCACCTTGGGGTGGTACTGGAGGCAATCCGTGGCATTTCATAATACCTGATGATGCTAGGCTTTTCGAGATCATTGTAACAAGTGGTGATGTTATAGATTCCATCTACttcacttacatggatcagtCTGGGACCCATTCTTCTCCAAAATATGGTGGCTCGGGTGGCATACCTCAATGGGTAAGCTTTGAATGATTACATTTGTCACGTATAAATGTATTGAGGTTAGCTAGTttcttattttataatatttaactATACATTTCGGTTTCAGGTTTCCTTCAGTGACGAGGAGGTCCTCATCGGGATTAGCGGAAATTTCAAAGAATATGAAAATTACACCGTGATTACGTCATTCTCTGTCCAGACCAACATTTGCACTTATGGGCCATTCGGCTTAGGTGGGGGGTCTAATTTCTCGATTCAGCTTGCATCAGGCACGTTTGCCGGATTTTATGGAAAGTGTGGGATTTACTTAGACGCTTTGGGTGTCATTCTTAAGCCATAACATGACATATGGTCGCATGCATGCACacatgaaaaaaaatacatgCAAGTTGTTTTTGATATGCATTGATGCAAATGTTAAATGTTTGTATCGTTTAATTTGTCTTCTATGTCGTAGTTGCATGTATTTGTATTTTAAGATCATATGTCGCTAGTTTCTTCGATGTGAGACAGAAAAATAAGGTCGCGTAAGAAGTTACAATTACAATAAGCATGAACGATGGGTACCCTTGTTGTGCATTTGGTTTTTTCATGTACCGCTTGAAGAAGCATCTATATGAATATTTCATATTTTCTTCTTTGCTAATACTTTCCACAAAGTTTTACAACATATACGATATATTTTTAAATTGTAGTTAATTTATGTTTAGGTATGAATTTTTTCAATTAAGATATGATCTTAGAGATAGACGAGGGTTTACAACGTTGCAAAAATGTGTTGCAGCCATTAGTTTGATGGCTATGAGGGAGTCACCCGACAACATGGACGACTATATGAGAATGTCCGAAAGAACCGCAAGGGAGAGTTTGTATACATTGTCAAGGGGTGTTGTTGAAACATTTGGAGACATGTATTTGTAGAAACATTCATTGCATGATTGTAGAATTGTATGCGGCGCATGAAGAACACCATGGGTTTCCCGAAATGATCGGAAGCATTGATTGCAGACACTGGAAATGAAGAAAATTGTCCGATAGCATTGAAAGGCCAATATGCAAGTGGTCATCACGGATCACCTTCGTTGGTTTTAGAGGTTGTTGCTTCtcaagatttatggatttggcATGCATTTTTTGGCGTTGCAGGGGTTCCAACAACGACATCAACGTACTTGATCAGTCGTCAATATTAGACGATCTTTTGAATGGAAAGGCCTCGGATGCTCTTTTCACGGGTAATGAAAacgaatacaaatatgggtattacCTTACAGATG is part of the Lactuca sativa cultivar Salinas chromosome 7, Lsat_Salinas_v11, whole genome shotgun sequence genome and harbors:
- the LOC111890999 gene encoding mannose/glucose-specific lectin, yielding MAADVVWVAPWGGTGGNPWHFIIPDDARLFEIIVTSGDVIDSIYFTYMDQSGTHSSPKYGGSGGIPQWVSFSDEEVLIGISGNFKEYENYTVITSFSVQTNICTYGPFGLGGGSNFSIQLASGTFAGFYGKCGIYLDALGVILKP